AATACATATTTATAACCACGCGCTAGCACCTAGCACCGTTTTCTTGATCTTGTTGAAAACTCAAAAATGACACAATGAAATTGCCACGAGATACCAGCATGAGAACAGAGGGCCGAGAGCGTACCATTATCCATGCAAGAATCCGATACAGGGGTGCACCAGGATGATCTTGCCTGCTCCTCTTTAACACTATTGCTACATTGAGCGAAAAACAGTTCTGGAGATGTGGCAGCAGAATTTGGTCCCACGGTTTTTGCCAAAAAGTTGATATGGGAGTACTCAAATTTGAACTTCTTCTTAGCAAGACAAACACTTGACCCATCAGGTACCCTAGGATTCACACCGCAAATGACATGAAGTTTGTAGTGCACCTACATATAGGTAACAAGCAGAACAGGGCAGCCAGTTAGTGAAAAAACGGATTTAAGCAAATGGAAGTAAATTAGCGCATGTTATGATTCAAAAGCAAGAAAGCATAAACACAGAAGCAAATGCACCAACCCCTTTTTCCTTCGAGTAGTTGCTCAATGCCGCATTGACCTTTCTGACAAAGAAGTTTTGGTCACCCTTAAATTTTTTCCGACACAGTGAAATAAACCTTTTCTGGTTTTGGCTCAAGACCCGTGACACCAGCTTCAGTTGCTTAGCCTGCTCTTCAGATTTGGTAGCGGAAGATTTATGTGGCAGAGCCATGGCGAGGCATTCAACAAAGCCGTTGGTGAGTGCACCCTGCTGTATAGCTAACAACTTGGAGGATTCCCTGGTCAAGGAAGATGTGGCAAATTTCACCAGCGCTGCAGGGTCAGGGTGCCACGAAGCAAGTGCTGCTTTCTTATAGGCCTTGTGGTATTTGTCACACACAGACACAGTATGACCATGTTTTTTTGCCTTGTGGATGGCCTTCCAGACATCAGCATCGCTCCTGAACAGATACCAGACGGCTTCGTGCTCCGTAAGAGAGGGGAAGCAGGTGCGGAAAAAGGCAACGAGGCCGTAAACGCAGCAGCATTCGATGCGTGCAAGCAACTTTGTGCATATCATGTCTACCTTGAAGGGTAGCTCAAACTTTTCATGGGTGGGGAACAGACGGCCATACCAGATGGTGTTGAGGATAATGTTGGAGACAGGATCTCCGGGGCCATAGCAATATCCACCCTTGAGAAGGCTGCAGTGGTGAAGCTTGCGCAAGCCATCCCGAGGCAGCTTGGCAAGTGCCTGTAAGTAGAGCCCACGCATCTTGCCGAGGAGCAACAGCTTCAAGGACTCCAAGTGTCTGAACGTTGACTGAGACCCAAGCCGCTTATTATCTGCCCTACTACTCCCCTGATCTATGGATTCTGCGGCCGTAGCTGGCTGCtcgtttctcttcttcttcttcttcctctcacgGAGATCCAGTGTAGATTGCTCCTcgtttctctttctcttcttcctacGGCCACAGAGATCCACTGATGGGTTGAGATCAATACTCGCAGTAGGCCCTTGGCTGAGCAACTCGGCGAGGCGCTTAACTGTGGCAGGGGACAGAGGGTATTGTCCTGAAAAAAGGGCAGCGACCTCAATCTGTCGAGAAGCCATAGTGAGAACCGCTTTCACCAGGACGTCTGGTTCAGGATGCACCGCGGACACACCGGCACATTCCAGGGCGACCTTGGTGGTAAGGGAGGTAATGGTGAACGAAAGCTCGTCATTGCGCCTCTTGTTACGATCTCGCTCGATGAGGCGCACAGCGGTGAGCAGGTCGGCCCTGGCCAGGCGCAGGTAGCGCAGGGCTTCCGTATCCGCGAGGTAGCGGAAGTGGGTTGTGAGGAAGCAGACAAGGCCGTCCAGCGACCGCCGCGCCACGGTCATACCAGGGGACTTGTGCCGGCAAAGCGGCACTTCGAAAACGTCTTCGTCATCGAAGTCGGTGAGGATCTGGGAGAAGACCAATTCCTTCGCCTcctgcgcctcctcctcctcatcctcatcctcctcatcgtctTCGTTGTCGGATCCAGTCATCGGTGAAGGGTCGTGGTAGGCGATGGTGTTGGCAATGATGTTGGAGACTGGGTCGAGGAAGCCGAAACAGATGCCGGCCTTGCGGAGGGCCGGTGCTAGCGAGGGAATCGCCCGCATCGGAAGCCGATCGAGCGCCGCCTTGTAGAAACCATGGATTTGATCAAGCAGAAGGCATATATCCTGCTTCAAGCTCTCATCTGTGAGGCCAGGAGGACAACCGTCGCCGATGCAGCGATCACGCTTGCCGTGCATGTCGATCTGAtttcctcgccggcgggagTGGGTTATTTACTCCCTGGATCGTTCGATTTCTTGTGGATTTGGGTGGGGGGACGGGGCGGCGGAAGGGGCAGGACGGAAGGAAAACCTAAGCAGTATCGCAGACGAATACGTCGAGTTCCGTTTAATTGGGCCGCTGTCGGGCTGACTATGCAAGCCCAGGTACTATATAGATGGCCAACGGGCCGTGCTTCTTTCGGAAGCCTGAAAGCCAAGCGGGCTTCGCCCGTTTGTGCCGGGCCAGGCACCAAACTAGTCGGGCTGGGCCTGTCCGAGGCCCCGCCTGTGTCGTGTCTGGGCTTCAACCTCAGGCTCTCGGGCCGGCATAGCATGGCCATTTTATAATTTCTTTTAGAAACtaccatttttattttttttattttttattaggATTAACACATTAACTTTCTCAATTCTGGCGAACTTGtcatcttttttctcttccaaCCCATCATTTCTTCTTATTTTGGTCCAGCCcaaccatattttttttctccaatcTGACCAAGTCCAACCtttttatccttttttttagtgaCCTGGCCCATGTGCTGACGCGGACTTCGGTGAGCTGTGAGGCTTAACGAGCCCGAGCCGACACGAACCGAGTTCGTGCTGGGAGGACACATTTTGGGCCCGTCCCGGCCCCTATATAACCAGGTTTGAGGGGGGCGGGCTTACCCACTGCACGTTGCGACAGTCTACATGTGTCCCGTGCCTGCTTTTCGTCAAAGAGTATAGATTTCACTGTCGAATCCATCTAATcgagtaaattacagaaatatTACACCCACATTGCTGGCTATGGTTGCGAATTGTGCCACTGTTGCTAATCAGAGCTAAAAACAACCTTTTTTTTGGCAGCTCGTATAACTAATCGCACAGAGTGCTCAGTTCAGCGTGTTTGAGGCCGGACCCACCTGTGGGGCCAGCATGCCACGCCAGCGTCCACCACTCAGGCCACTACACTAATTTCACCAGAAGCGAAGGggcaaattaaaaaaaaacgattccccccttgtttcttcttcctcatgcccgcgaaccgccgccgccgcctcgctgtCGTGCTGCGCTCCGCacgcgccgctcgcccgcgagccgccgccgccccactGCAGGCCCGCaagcgccgcccgcccgcgagCCGCACCGCCACCCgggagccgccgctgccacctcTTGCTGTCGCTCCGCACGCGCCGTTCGCCTGGGAGCCGCCGCCTGCTGTCGCGCCGTTCGCCATGAAGTTCCCCCGCAAGTGCATGGCGTACCGGGAACACCACTGCCCCTCCGGTGCCTGCTGTTGGCGGGGCACGTGACCCCGTTCCCATGGCTGAATAGCCGCGACCTTGTGCCCTACGCCAACGCGCCCTACAAGAGCCTGACGGTGGAGAAGGCTGTCCAGAACTGGGTCCGCTACGTGGGCGCCGTACTCCgcttccccggcggcggcacccAGTTCCCCCGCGGCGCCGACGCCTACATCGACCAGCTCGCCACCACCATCCCTTTCCCGTCCGGGCCTACATCGACCAGTTTCAGCCTGACGAAAATCAGTCGTGTTCGCGGCCGGTGGTGGGCCTGGCGTTGACCGGGGCCAGAGCCACTCGCCGGGAGCTGCCATGGGCgatgcagcggcggcgggctcgccTGTGGCCGTAGGGGCAGAGGCGGCTGTAGGCCTGTAGTAGCTTCGGCTTTTTCTGATTTGCCCCTTGCCTTGTTGTAACATTAGTGGGAGAGTTCGGCTCTTGCTAGGCTGGCCCGACAGGTGGCCTTGTCGGGATAAGCCCAAACTCTAGTTTTGAAAATGGGACCAGACCGGCGGTCCGACCGGTTAAAACGGGAACCGCAGCTCCCATCGGTCTGTTTAGCGCATTGGACCGGATGGCCAAGCGGACCGAAAAAACTGGGTGAACCGGACAGTTTTGGTGAAAATCGGTGAACCGGGCAGTTTGGCTCGAACCGTCCGGTTCACTTGCCGTTCCCCTGTATcgccgtctccctccctcGTCCCGCTGCCACCGTCGCCGGATCCCACgcccacccgccgccgcgcttgGCCGCCCCCGCGTCGGCCGTCGCACGGTCCAGCGCGCCTCCCCGCCCCCGCGCCTTGCTGCCTCGCTGCGCACCTCGCCGCAACCAGCAAAGCCAAGCCGggatttttatctttttttttgtagtatTTAGttaaaatatattattttatatcttaaaaaaCCAGACTGGTGAACCGGCGGTTCGACCGAAAAAACCTCAACCAAGAGCCTCGTCGGTTCGATtaccggtccggttttcaaaactagggcCTAAACGCGTTGATCCGGGCAATTTGTGTGATTAGTTACGAGCTGCCACAAAAGTGGATGTTTTTAGTTCTGATTAGCAATAGTGGTACCAATTTGAAACCCTAACTACTAATGTGGGTGTTTTTTTCATTTACTCCAATCTAATCAGATCAATCTTACTCTAGACTCGAATTTATCGTAATTCCCTTCCTAATTTTTCAAAACCTGACAAATACCCGCTCCGTCCcacaaagattggcacggatttgaacCATCTACCTAATGGGTACTACCTCTATTTCTAAAAGATGTTAtaactttgttctaagtcaaaaaagtttcaaatttgatcaaatttatatgggacggaggtatTATCTACCGCGTCATATCTTGTGAATCCACCGTCTCTGTGCATCCTGCAATTGGTCCTCCTCTGCCTTCCAATCCAGTTCCGATCCAGATCCTGCGTGAGTCTGGACGTGGCAATTTTTTAAACACACGTCTGCCTCGTCCAGGTTTAGTTGGCTTATTATCCAAAACAGACCCCAGCAATACTCATCTTCCCCAGGCCTCCATCCTCCTGACTCATGGAATTCCCCAATCCCTCAACCACGGGTCCCGCTCCCGCCCCATGCTGATCCCCGATCCCTCAACTGCGACGTTCCCCACAGGCGACGACCACCGCACCCACATTCCGGCGACGGAGACCACGACGACCACCGCACCCAGTTTCCAGTGACGGAGACCCCGGCGACCACAACATCCCATAATGGCTACGTGCGGAGGAGACAGGTGTCGGCCGCCACAAAATCCAGATGTGATGGCAACCACTAGCCTATGACCGACACTCGCGTTTGCCGGCCGCCGCATCCTGGCGACGAGCCAACCTCCCTCATTCTGCTATGGAGGAGACATCAACTTTCAGATCGAGTGTGATTCACAGAGTGTTTGAGGCTAATGTGATGTGGTTCAGGACATAGGATCAGATTGTCTGAACTTGGTGCAGAACTTCAGGCTATCATGCACCGATAAATCTCATGCAGGATCAGTTATCGAAGACACCATGCCAACAGCAGCTACCTTTGAgtgtatttctttttcttggttaATTAATCAATGGTGTAATGAGCTAGATTAGCTAACCAGGTTGCTGGATTTGTATGAGGCTCTGGAGTTAATCAGAGCTCCTAATGTAACAAATATTTCAATCAATGAAAAgctgctgatttttttttaagtaatGATGTTCTGCTCCTAATGTTTTGCACCTGATACATACTATTGTATAATTTTATCCCAGGGGCTAGCTGTTGCTCCTTGGTATAAATACCTTTTCCCTCCCAGGTGCCAATTGCTACTTGCAATATATGAGAGATTAGAAGGAGCTAGGCTATGGTGCCAGGTCCTAAACTAGTAAACTCCATTCGACAGGAAACAAGTAACAGAAAATAACATGAAACAATTTTAAAGAAACACAAGTTCTCAACCATTAGAAAAAATCAGTACATCAAAGAAATTGGTATGGTCCAAAAAAATGAATTGTATCATAACTGGTAAGGTGTATAAAGTCATGATTTCTAGGCAACTGAAGGCCATGATGAAACACCATTCTGTTGCCTGTTATTCAGAACCGTGATTCATTTTCCTTGACCTTTCTTGCTCGGACAATTGCGACTATCATGAAACACTATTTGGTGGCACGTCTTGCACATACGTGCGACCTTTGcctttgcttctttcttcttctttttctgatcCTCCGCTTGTGTTTCCTTTCCTCTCTTTATTCTTTTGCATCTGCCCAACGTACGAACGTCAGTTGGTGGTGTATGTCAACTACAGTAGGAAGGTTGCAACCAATAAAAGCCTCATATTCCTCTTGCCTTGTGTGCTTTGGAGCTTCTATAGGAACCATTTGGTCCAAAGGTGCCTCAATGTCATTGTTCAATACACTGGTTGTAAAAAAATCCATGCTCTCATCTGAGTGCTTGGCCGTTTGAAGTAGATCTTTGAACTTGTTGCGTACAACAgaaatcttcttcctcataGCCGCATCCAAGGGGCCGGTTGCTTTCTCTTCTAGTAAATTCCCCTGTTCATCATAAACACTTTCCCTAGGAATAACAACACATGATGTCAGCCCACTGATTttcaggaaaataaaatactgATTTTGGTATAAATTATTCAATACCATTTGCATTTTTCTCCCATCTTTTCATAATGTAACGGGCTGGAAGTTCATTTTGATTCTCAACCCTGGACACCTGGATAATATGGCGGCATGGGATTCCGTGTGACTCAAATAACTTTACAAGAACAGTGAGCTTCCTACTGGAACAGAGGCTTCGCACCAACGGGAACCTGATTGCTACAACTCcgatcttgtttttttttttgacgaaacagcTGCAGCGAGCTATTCATTGCCAAAGAGGTCGGACGGAACAACTAGAGCTTGGTGGTAGGGAACAGAGGAGAAAGGAAAACTCCGATCTTGTTAGAATTACGTCGTTTCTATTGTCCTGCCCTGCGCTGCCCTTCGATTCCGCCGCTGCCCTGTGCcagcaccccccccccccccccccgggcaCCCCCCACACCCCCGCAGGAGCAGGTGGCAGCTGTGGGTGggaaaggagaggagaagaccgaaggaagaagataagatgacaaaaaaaaagaaatgtcccactgacatgtgggtacCACTGTTCAGTGAAAATGCAAAACTAAATAGAGGGTGAAGTTTAGGAGCTACTGCTGAAGCTTTTGGTGAAATAGAGGATAAAAAATTTAAGGAGCAGCCCCAAAACATTGTATAAGGgccttattttagggttttatgttgaagatgctcttaaaGATATAAAAAGGTGCATTATTGTCTAGAAATAGGGTCAATATACGAGCAGAAGATCTCACATGTCAGCCGTCACTTTGGCCACTACATTGTTCAGATAATGCCAACATTGTCAAATCATCTTCATCTTGAAGTCTGACAACCTCTTTTATTGGGAGTTTGGTTAGCCTCATAACAGCAACCTAGTTTCAAAAATGAATTCAGAAATTAATCAGATCCCCAGTTTGAGATGCTACTTGAGCTGAAACATCTCTGCTGATATTTTGCTTCATGATTGTTGTTTCTAGTCCAATATGAAATAAAATCAGTGTGCTGTTTTCTATATTAATTTGGTAGACCTACTATTTCAGCAAGAGGCAAATATCCCCCAGAACATATCCAGCTATCgtgtaagaaaaataaacctGGATCGTCCAACACAATATAAAAGCAATAAGGACTTACTTCATCGAGTTCCAATGAAATATGTGAGTGCTCACCCATCTATTCGACCTGATTACAAGTGGTGAAACAGTCAGACTGGGATTAAAGAATATTGTTTCCAACTTAATCACTACTTCTATGATACTATTTGCTAGGAAGAATAGGTAATGCAGAGAAAGCAGCCATGAAGCTTCCTTTTCTATCATTACATTTTGCTTGAAAAAAATTCCAATATTATGGCAGAACAAAGCACAGTACACAGACATCATGAAGTCAGCATGATGCACATAAATTGTATTTGTTGTTCCACTGAAGCCTTGAAGCTGTATGCATACAGTAAACGTACAAAAGTCTATATTTATTATGAAGCACATGGAATTGTCTAATACTCCGTAGATGGAAATGGTTATTGAAGCCTAGAAGCTGTATCCATACTCTACATCATTATTCCCGGTGTCAAATTGTGAAATAAGCCCTTAAATGGCTGGCACGCACATGACTGCTTTGCCCTTcccatgagagaaaaataagaGATTGTCCTACCATAGAAGCAACATCTTGGGGCGCAGCAGAAATTTAATGCAAGTTGTCACTACGTCAAATCGTCAATAACCTGTCCATTGAGAGTCCACAAGCATTAGACAACCCAGGACCTTTAAATCCTCGTTCGATTTCTGATCAAGAAGAGCGCGGACAATGCTCAGTGTGCTTGTGGCCAGCAATGGTCTAAAACAGTAATAAGGCAGAAGCTTCCTATATATGCATGGTACAGCCTTGGGCGCCAAGGTGAAATTATCATGTCTCGGATCTTTATAGCATCTATGCTCGAGATACTCTGTGATCTGTTCAAAAAAGGAGCTGGAACGAGGCCGGCGTGGCGTCTTCGACTGCTACACCGCGGCGGAGACGTCGAACATCCGGCCGAGCTCACCGTCACCGGATCGCGAGACGTCGCCCTCGCCCCCTGTGTGCGGCAGTGTGGCCACCGGAGCTGACGACGACGGCTGCCACCGCTCCCTCTTTCCCTGTTTGGATCTGGCCCTGTTTGGATCTGGCTGTTAGAATTATATTTAGCACATGTTAGTACGTAGGAATCCATGCTTAAAAGGACACATCCCTTCCCTCTCTCTAACATGTAACTATCATTTTTTGTTCCTTCCGACACTTTTTGATGGCACCCCTCGTAACTCTATATATACCTCAATCATCAATAAAGAAGACACTCGAATCATTTACTTTATCTCAATCTCGTTTACTCTCTATTCTCAGCACCGGCGAAGGTCGGGCGGCTAAGATGGCGTCGGCGCGGTGCGCGAGGAGGTCAGCAGGCCGGTGAAGATGTGTGGAAGAACTCGGGTATAACGGGGAGCTTGGTGGAGCCTTGGATGGTCCggcggtggagaagaaggccggcAGGATCTCGGTACGCAGGCGGCCGGCAGGGAAGCTCGGCGCGAAAAGCGGCCTGCGGTGGAAGCTCGCGGAGCAGCTGGAtcagagggaggagaagcatCGTCTGAGTTTGGCGGGGAAGTACCGCGAAAACGAGCAGCACCATGAAATTCTTCAGGGTGGATGGCTCGGTCTGGCTCGGAGCAGAGCAGTGGCACTGGCCGGCAAGCAGAACATAGTACAAACAAAAGCTAAATCCATCATCATTCACCAACAGAGGCTCCACAAGATCATCTACGACAACATAAGTCCATACAAGACACAATAGTCTACAAAATGATCCATGAATCACGACACCACAAGTCCACGAGGTTTAGAGTTAACCGCTTTGATTGAGCATCTTCGTTGCAGCTAAGAAGAGCTACATACATCTGAAGAACTTGTACGGTGGGAAGCAGATGTCTTCAGGGCAAATTTTGCCAATCCCTCCAATTTGGCGATGGGTTTTCTTATGGATTCTTACGCACCAATGCTCACCGTAACTGTTCAGGAAGTAGTAGTAATCACCATGATTCCACCTTCCCGCGCCCACCAAGATCACCGTGTGTAAAGTAGCTCTGCGTCCAGCTGGTTTCGTTTTGTAGTTGAATGGGCACTTGTATACTTCGCGATATGACAAGTCTGAAAACCCACTCCCAGGAAATATGTCAACTATAAGAGGATATCCGTTTGCTAACTCTGTAGCAATATCTTCAAACTGTTCAGAAGTTTCATCCACCCCTCCAATTTTATAAGTACGAGTGCGAGCctacaaaaaaacaaagaaattatATTATATTTAGGAGCTTATAAGGGCTCATTCGGTTTAAAGAATTCTTAAAGAAATTTTACAGGAATTCAACCCTCGGGATTTTTTCCCCTATGTGTAGCATTCGATTCATAGGAATAGAGGTGCTAGATTCCTAAGGATTGTGTCCAAATTGGCCTTAACAGATTTTTAAGCCAATCGCCGAATTTATTcagctagcttagcttagtTTCATTCCTTAAGTTTCAGTTACAACAAGTTAGTTTCGTAATTTACGTAAGTAGTCTGCTATGTAATCAGTTAGCTTGGCTCAGTATCAGCTATTACTAGTTATTAGTTTTGTGTCATATAGATTAGACTAGTATTAATTTCATCTCAGTAAAATTTTCAGTATTAATTTGCAGTACCTACTTCTGCTAATGGGATTTAAATAAGCTAACTTACACTAAGCTAAGCTAACTGATCTAATTGATCTTAAGTTTCATAGGCAGTGAAGACTCAAAAATACTGAAACTAAATAAGTAACTAGCAAAATGAAGCACTGAAACACCAACCAACATTAAGCAATAGcttaaaaaaactgaaactgaaaataCTTTCAGTTTTATAGGTGAAAAACTGATAAAGACTAACTGAATACTAGAACTGAAACTTACTAAAAGTACTGAAAAGTGAAAAGAGATATCAACTactgaaactgaaaataatTTCAGTTTTACTTGTGTGATTAACTAAGCTAACTTATAATAACTGAAACTAAGATAACTGATTACACAACAGTCCCCTTATGTACTGAACTAAGCTAACTGAAATAAAGGCAACAAAAATGAAGGAGGAAAATACACTCGGATTTAataacaaaaatatctgaTAACTAATTACAAAAGTAAGACAGCAACTGAAAGTAGCAATCACCTTGCTGAAAATAGCAGTATTAGTCATGTaacaaaggcaaaaaaaaatgaagactaATACTGATTACAAAATGACACACATTAAGATTCACTATACTGAAAAAGACTATACTAGAAATTACAAAACTAAGCTTAGTTTCTTTTGTACTTCCTATTAAATAAAAATACCTTGATTTTGCTTACTAGTATCTATGATTGATATTATTCCTTAATTAAGGTACAGTAGAGGGTCAGCGACTACATAACATCCCCACCTCTGCGTTCAATACACATGGGCCAGGGGATGTGGCACCGACCCGCGATGCCAGCAACTTTGATAAGGTTAGCAAAGGGAGGTGCCTGCAGAGCAGCAAAGGACGCCACACTGCTGTAGAAATTCAGACCTACCGCCGCCGGCTCTGCCCAAGGCCATGCCCGTTGCCTTCGGGTTCCGCCATGGCAGAGACTAAAAATAGCAAACACCCCAGCCACCAAACCCCAATTGCCAACCCCCTCCCACCCAGCAGCTCCTGCTCCTCCATGGCCGGTCACGCACTGAAACAGCGAGAACACCTGCTACCACCCCCTGATGCACGTCGAACGCGCCACCCTCCCACCACCCCCTGATGCACGTCGCACACATGGAGGTACGCTCCCGACACACACCGGCACAACCATGAACATGGCTGCGCGAACACGCACAAATTCGCAAAAAAGAGGAAGATGGAAAGGAGCATACCGAGCGCTGCTGCGGCTCCTTCCGCTCTACCACCTAGCCATGGACTGCTGGCAACAATTAGCTCAGAGAAACCCCTCTCCACCAGCTACCATTCCCCGTCGCGCGAGCGCTCTCCTCTCTATCCCCCTCCTCGAAAACTAAAAGCTCAAAAGGACAGCTGTGGGGGAAAAGAAATTCTAAAATGAAATGGAAAAACACGAGACACGCAGCTGACCAGCAAAAAGGGGgggaagggaaaaaaaatccaaaacgAGATGCGCAGACGAAGCCCAAAGCCCAATACACAGACACCGCCGGAACAAAAACACAACTCATGGCCAGATTCCTCAAGATTCGGACAACAAATCCAGCGGCTAAAAAAAGTGACCGGAGATGGTTTGAATTTCAGCTAGCTGAAGAATAACAAAAGTGTTTAAAAATCCTAAGGATTCTAAGCATTAGGTGAGACCTCATTCAAATCCTCTacttttcctattcctatgaTTTCAAAATCCTATGAACCAGATAAGCCCTAAACGATGAATCTAATGAAGAGCTTATAAACAATCAGTGACCTCACCTTATTTGGTATTCCATTTGTTTCTAATAACTcgatcatcttcatcatcgcCTCTGCATCTTTATAAGATATTTTTCCTCCAGTCCCTTCCGCCAATCTGGAAGACTTGTACATTTTCTTCAACCTATAGGGATCCAGGGTGGGGATTTTATCTTTGCTGCCGGACAAAATGGTTCGAATCCTGGCTGTTATTTCAGTTCCTTTTGCAAGAGCAAACAGCAAACAATCATCTGCcacaagaaaaaatatatgttaGTGCTGATGATGCAGGTGTTGGCTATTATAATATCAGAAAATGTTAGATTGCACGAGTTTACTAGGAAGCCCAAATGACTTGCCTGTATTTCCCTGATCAAGAATCTTCCCAATTGGGCATTTCCCATTGCCAGCAAGGTTCCCAAATGAGAAACGAAAATTGACTCGTTTCTGACATAAGAAAATTCAGCCTTATTAATAAAGGAGACATAAATCAGCGATTTCATGGTAAGATAACAAAACACAGATACATAATACATTTTCAAGTCTATATGTATATGAACAATATTGTAATCATGCATTTCCTTTACACTTAGCATCAATTTTCTCGAACAAATAAAAAAGCATGATTCCATAGAGAATATCTAGGATAATCCTTATCTTCAGAAAAAGTAGTACCAGTTTACCACTAAATGTAAAATACTCCCATTCAAATAGATAATAGTCACTGAAACTGTAACTACTGATTGATTCGCCTGATAGGTGAATTTGGATGAGGAGAAAGGAGGGAGATGGCGAGCCGTCTCCACTCCACCAGGGGACAGGAACAAGGCCAGCATACCGCTTTAGCATCACAGTTGCCGCAGCTGAAAGCAGGAAGATCCACGAACAGATGTCGAGTTGGCTCGTTCTGATGTTGGCAAACATCACAGATCCAAGCTGTTGCATCAAGGTGACTTCTTCTCCCCCAAACAATCCGCCTCGGCACGTCATGCAGAAGCACGCTCTGATTCTCTTCGCCTTccaccctcctcctcttccttcctgAAGTCCGCGACCACTTCCATGGACCGCGACCGTACATAGTGACCCGTAGCCCGCGGATTTCAGGCCACTGGTTGCGCGAGGGGAAGGGGCGGCGAGGAACAGTAAACCCCCCTTGGCCCTTGGTCGAGGGAAGCTGAAGAGAGTGAGTCTGGATGTAGTC
The Brachypodium distachyon strain Bd21 chromosome 2, Brachypodium_distachyon_v3.0, whole genome shotgun sequence genome window above contains:
- the LOC100840717 gene encoding uncharacterized protein LOC100840717 gives rise to the protein MHGKRDRCIGDGCPPGLTDESLKQDICLLLDQIHGFYKAALDRLPMRAIPSLAPALRKAGICFGFLDPVSNIIANTIAYHDPSPMTGSDNEDDEEDEDEEEEAQEAKELVFSQILTDFDDEDVFEVPLCRHKSPGMTVARRSLDGLVCFLTTHFRYLADTEALRYLRLARADLLTAVRLIERDRNKRRNDELSFTITSLTTKVALECAGVSAVHPEPDVLVKAVLTMASRQIEVAALFSGQYPLSPATVKRLAELLSQGPTASIDLNPSVDLCGRRKKRKRNEEQSTLDLRERKKKKKRNEQPATAAESIDQGSSRADNKRLGSQSTFRHLESLKLLLLGKMRGLYLQALAKLPRDGLRKLHHCSLLKGGYCYGPGDPVSNIILNTIWYGRLFPTHEKFELPFKVDMICTKLLARIECCCVYGLVAFFRTCFPSLTEHEAVWYLFRSDADVWKAIHKAKKHGHTVSVCDKYHKAYKKAALASWHPDPAALVKFATSSLTRESSKLLAIQQGALTNGFVECLAMALPHKSSATKSEEQAKQLKLVSRVLSQNQKRFISLCRKKFKGDQNFFVRKVNAALSNYSKEKGVHYKLHVICGVNPRVPDGSSVCLAKKKFKFEYSHINFLAKTVGPNSAATSPELFFAQCSNSVKEEQARSSWCTPVSDSCMDNVRCFPCEFNGAKIVHPYNETYCGCYEDFKQMAHGMHGTLNEFIISSCDFNADMMCSMPEDWIYFDPNMDSKIAKMTPISNVARELREWGGRIF
- the LOC100839192 gene encoding uncharacterized protein LOC100839192; the protein is MYGRGPWKWSRTSGRKRRRVEGEENQSVLLHDVPRRIVWGRRSHLDATAWICDVCQHQNEPTRHLFVDLPAFSCGNCDAKAKRVNFRFSFGNLAGNGKCPIGKILDQGNTDDCLLFALAKGTEITARIRTILSGSKDKIPTLDPYRLKKMYKSSRLAEGTGGKISYKDAEAMMKMIELLETNGIPNKARTRTYKIGGVDETSEQFEDIATELANGYPLIVDIFPGSGFSDLSYREVYKCPFNYKTKPAGRRATLHTVILVGAGRWNHGDYYYFLNSYGEHWCVRIHKKTHRQIGGIGKICPEDICFPPYKFFRCM